Proteins found in one Streptomyces sp. CB09001 genomic segment:
- a CDS encoding fumarylacetoacetate hydrolase family protein, giving the protein MRIARFSIDGNVAFGAVEGDQPDQLVLDIIKGIPFADYELSGTKVPLSKVRLLPPVLPSKVVAFGRNYAEHARELGNEVPDAPFAFFKPSTSVIGPGDAIQYPSFTEELHHEAELAVVIGRMCREVPRERVQDVIFGYTCANDVTARDVQRREKQWARAKGFDSSCPLGPWVETDLDLAAAGDLTVQLTVNGAQRQLGRTSEMIHSIEDLIVNISEAMTLLPGDVILTGTPAGVGPLNVGDEVAVTIEGIGTLTNKVVKRG; this is encoded by the coding sequence GTGCGCATCGCCAGGTTCTCCATCGACGGGAACGTCGCCTTCGGCGCGGTCGAGGGCGACCAGCCGGACCAGCTCGTCCTCGACATCATCAAGGGCATCCCGTTCGCGGACTACGAGCTCTCCGGCACCAAGGTGCCCCTGAGCAAGGTGCGGCTCCTGCCGCCGGTACTCCCCAGCAAGGTCGTCGCCTTCGGCCGCAACTACGCCGAGCACGCCCGTGAACTCGGCAACGAGGTGCCCGACGCGCCGTTCGCCTTCTTCAAGCCGTCCACCTCCGTGATCGGCCCCGGCGACGCCATCCAGTACCCCTCCTTCACCGAGGAACTGCACCACGAGGCCGAACTGGCCGTCGTCATCGGCCGCATGTGCCGCGAGGTCCCGCGCGAGCGCGTCCAGGACGTCATCTTCGGCTACACCTGCGCCAACGACGTCACCGCCCGCGACGTGCAGCGCCGCGAGAAGCAGTGGGCCAGGGCCAAGGGCTTCGACTCCTCCTGCCCGCTCGGCCCCTGGGTGGAGACGGACCTCGACCTCGCGGCCGCGGGCGACCTGACCGTCCAGCTCACGGTCAACGGCGCCCAGCGCCAGCTCGGCCGCACCAGCGAGATGATCCACTCCATCGAGGATCTGATCGTCAACATCTCCGAGGCGATGACGCTGCTCCCCGGCGACGTGATCCTCACGGGCACCCCGGCCGGCGTCGGCCCCCTCAACGTCGGCGACGAGGTCGCCGTCACCATCGAAGGCATCGGCACTCTCACCAACAAGGTTGTCAAGCGTGGCTAG
- the gltX gene encoding glutamate--tRNA ligase: MASASGSSVRVRFCPSPTGNPHVGLVRTALFNWAFARHHQGTLVFRIEDTDAARDSEESYNQLLDSMRWLGFDWDEGPEIGGPHAPYRQSQRMDIYRDVAAKLLDAGHAYRCYCSQEELDTRREAARAAGRPSGYDGHCRDLTDAQVAEYTSQGREPIVRFRMPDEAITFTDLVRGEITYLPENVPDYGIVRANGAPLYTLVNPVDDALMEITHVLRGEDLLSSTPRQIALYKALIELGVAKEIPAFGHLPYVMGEGNKKLSKRDPQSSLNLYRERGFLPEGLLNYLSLLGWSLSADQDIFTIEEMVAAFDVSDVQPNPARFDLKKCEAINADHIRLLEVKDFAERCRPWLKAPAAPWAPEDFDEAKWQAIAPHAQTRLKVLSEITDNVDFLFLPEPVLDEASWAKAMKEGSDALLSTAREKLDAADWTSPESLKEAVLAAGEAHGLKLGKAQAPVRVAVTGRTVGLPLFESLEVLGKEKALARIDAALARLAA, from the coding sequence GTGGCTAGCGCATCCGGCTCCTCCGTACGCGTCCGTTTCTGTCCGTCCCCCACCGGCAACCCCCACGTGGGCCTGGTCCGCACCGCCCTGTTCAACTGGGCCTTCGCGCGCCACCACCAGGGCACCCTGGTCTTCCGCATCGAGGACACCGACGCGGCCCGCGACTCCGAGGAGTCCTACAACCAGCTGCTCGACTCGATGCGCTGGCTGGGCTTCGACTGGGACGAGGGCCCCGAGATCGGCGGCCCGCACGCGCCGTACCGCCAGTCGCAGCGGATGGACATCTACCGGGACGTCGCCGCCAAGCTCCTCGACGCCGGTCACGCCTACCGCTGCTACTGCTCCCAGGAGGAGCTGGACACCCGCCGCGAGGCCGCCCGGGCCGCCGGCAGGCCCTCCGGCTACGACGGCCACTGCCGCGACCTGACCGACGCGCAGGTCGCGGAGTACACGTCCCAGGGCCGCGAGCCCATCGTCCGCTTCCGGATGCCCGACGAGGCGATCACCTTCACGGACCTGGTCCGCGGCGAGATCACCTACCTCCCGGAGAACGTCCCGGACTACGGCATCGTCCGCGCCAACGGGGCGCCCCTCTACACGCTCGTCAACCCGGTCGACGACGCCCTGATGGAGATCACCCACGTCCTGCGCGGCGAGGACCTGCTCTCCTCCACCCCGCGCCAGATCGCCCTGTACAAGGCGCTGATCGAGCTGGGCGTCGCCAAGGAGATCCCCGCCTTCGGCCACCTGCCGTACGTCATGGGCGAGGGCAACAAGAAGCTGTCCAAGCGCGACCCGCAGTCGAGCCTCAACCTCTACCGCGAGCGCGGCTTCCTCCCCGAGGGCCTGCTCAACTACCTCTCCCTCCTCGGCTGGTCGCTCTCCGCCGACCAGGACATCTTCACCATCGAGGAGATGGTCGCCGCCTTCGACGTCTCCGACGTCCAGCCCAACCCGGCGCGGTTCGACCTGAAGAAGTGCGAGGCGATCAACGCCGACCACATCCGCCTGCTGGAGGTCAAGGACTTCGCCGAGCGCTGCCGCCCCTGGCTGAAGGCCCCCGCCGCCCCCTGGGCGCCCGAGGACTTCGACGAGGCCAAGTGGCAGGCGATCGCGCCGCACGCGCAGACCCGCCTCAAGGTCCTCTCCGAGATCACCGACAACGTCGACTTCCTCTTCCTGCCGGAGCCGGTCCTCGACGAGGCGAGCTGGGCCAAGGCGATGAAGGAGGGCTCGGACGCGCTCCTGAGCACGGCCCGCGAGAAGCTCGACGCCGCCGACTGGACGTCCCCCGAGTCCCTCAAGGAGGCCGTCCTGGCCGCCGGCGAGGCTCACGGCCTCAAGCTCGGCAAGGCCCAGGCCCCCGTCCGCGTCGCCGTCACCGGCCGCACGGTCGGCCTGCCCCTCTTCGAGTCCCTGGAGGTCCTGGGCAAGGAGAAGGCGCTGGCCCGGATCGACGCGGCGCTGGCACGGCTCGCGGCATAA